GTTTGAGTCGGTCCGATCCAACCAGTCTTTATCAATACAAGGGTGAAACAGAGATCAGCCCTGAATCGGGAATTAATTAAGGAATTTGATCCAATTCAATTGAAAATACAAAGCTCTGCAATTGATTCTCGACTTGGTGttgcctcttcctcctctcaagATGAGCTTACTTGCTAGGCTCCTTCGTCACTTGGTAACCAAGTTGGACTTATCCAGCACTTCCAACCCTGCTTCTGCTTCCTCTTCCATGTTGGTACCTGTAGaccctgaattttgtcacccccctcGACAATAATAACAACTGAACGTGGATTGACGAAGTTTCTCTCTCCAGAAGGGTTGGACCACCTAACCTACTCCATTTGTACCCCGATAAGGTTCAGACAAGCATTTTTAAGTGCAAAATACTCAATGATAGTCAAGGGTGTAGAAACAGTTGTTGCATCAAAAAACCTCGGGTCCTCGGATCCACCTACGAGCGGTACCTGCACAAAGTAGCAAACGGGCAAGTAGGGgattctccgatgcctaagtcaggtctcTCTGTAGCAAACAGATGAAACAATGAGGATTCTCAAAGTCTCCATCCCTTCTATGGGGtattaccttcccttttatagggTTTTATCTCTTTATGGCGTGGTGCCAATGTAAAGGTCCTGATGTGACCACTGGAGAAGCCTTCCTTAGGAGAGGAGGCGGAATGTTTCTCTGTCTCTGATATGGAGAGTCCTGTATGGAGAGTTTCTTTATTGGAATGAGGTCCCCTATGAGCGTAGGAGCTCCTTTTTTGGTGTGCATCATGAGATGCGCATAAATGTGATGGAGAGTGGCGGCCCTTCTTGAAGAATGGTTTATCCTATTAGATAGTGGTTTCATCCACTAGAGAGTGGTATTGTCCACCTAATCATTGCTTTTGGTGGCTGAAGGTGTGCTTTAGGCCTTCTGTCATACAGCTGCCCCTAGTGAGGGGTAATGTTTTGGGGTGCATAGGGCTGGCGATGATAGGTTAATTGACCTGATGGTAGAGCCAGCTTCTTCATGCTTCTATGGGGGATCTGATGGATCCTCTTAGCCACGGACTTCCAGGCGAATAGTTCTTACCTGGTGGATCCATTATGGGTTTTTTGGGCGGATAATTCTTACCCAATGGATCTGTCGTGGGCCCTTGGGTAGTATATAGTTCTTACCCATAGACCGTCACTCCCGATGCCACGTGTTGGGAGTTTATTGGGTGGCCATTATATGGTATACCAACAGTGATTGGAAACATTGCCAGAAATTTTGTTGGCACCAAATTAAAGTCTATCGTttaattcaaaattaaaatattttttaacatAAATTTGGACTAAAAATTATACCTTTGGATAGTGCTCGGAAAAATGAATCCAATAGTATATTTTGTGTTAAAAAATGACACTTGGGTGCAAAGCAGGGTCCAAACTAGTCCAATATTCTATTTCGGGCCATATGGATCAGCCTGGACTATCCAAGTATCCGAGGAACTTTCCAAGGATCCTTGTAAGCTCCACGGATCCTTGGAACCCAAGGGCGGTTCCTTGGACCCATGGAAGCCTTGGATAaggtttaaataaaataaaaaaaaatgagattttcattttccatttcccacttttcttatctcgttttttcatttctctttctttccttttccctttgtgTGGATCTCAATTTTTCTTATTTAGTTTTgaaaagatccatgtagccaaccccatttagttgggataaggctgagttgttgttgtttgagAATTTCACCAGTCTTATAAATCTAAAGACAAAAATTTAGTTTTGCTGCATTCAAAATTCAGCTTTATATTCATTAGCAATTCAAACTAAGCACCCCTAGGTCTCTAATGGTTAATCTGGTTTCTACATTTCTTTCAATTTGATTGTCACTTAGCTCCATCCTAGTACTCTAAAAGTATGGCCATCCTTTGTTAGCTTAAATGAATATAGATATCAGCACGAACAGACTTTAAGCCCTCAAAAGAAAACTAACACAAAACAGAGCAAAACCACACAACTTTAAAGAGAGTAGTTAAATGACCTATTAGATTGCTCAAATACACAGAAAATGGAAAGCTTCAATAATACCAACCATTCCAGAGACTGCAAAGCCCTTGGTCCATTTGATTAACGTTGCTAGAATAAATATATGTTTGTTTGGCAAAATTGTAACTAGAGCTGGTGTAGATgcatttcctattttctctaTTCATGTGGTTTTAGTCTGTGTTTACTCGATCTCATGCAAATACTACAAGCAAACTATAATTACTCGAAACATGTTCATGTTGTTCCACACTAGAgattgtctatctctctccttcctcctatGAAATGGCATATCCATCTCCTAtcgtgggaggagagagatagccACATGGAGGTGTTACATAGCATATGTAACATAACAACATTCTTTTCacctaataaaaaattaagtagcTAATGATCTTGAGAACTTTGAAAATTCGATAGgctttttataattaaaaaaagaaaacaactaaGAGACATAGATTGAGATAGAATCGTATCCGTCTgaggggaggaaggtctgggttacacaagtaagaatgtaaaaaaataattgaaaatccATACTTGATTCACAAATTTATCCGATTAATCCatattcgatccatttacatctctacacTGGCTCTGCAAAGATCCTCCTCCTTTTTTCGTTCTTTCCTTTTAACACCaaatgaggtttttgtttttcttggatCAGGAGGTATTTGGCCTTTGACTGACTAAATCCCCCAGGACTCGTGTATGACCCCACAACACACACGAACCAGGAGATACTAGggcccccatgttcaccagggagTTTCCCTCTCAGGCTGGTGGCCCCAACTCCGAAGGAGAGAGGCGGAGTCAAACTCAAgaccttcagcttccttagATCCCGTCCCTTGCCAACTGCTCTGCCCATTGGGTTAAAATGAGGTAAATTCTTTTCCCTGAAAAAAATTCACAATCATGGGATGAAAACACGTGGCTAGAATAACTGCAGAACACGTGTAACCTCTGGAAGCGGAATGAGTGCTCTCTTTTGCTTCGTTACAATTCTAGCGAATCGACCGTGGAAAGCGTACTAGTATAAGAATCGCTTGGAGTGTGCAGGGGCATGGCATCAACATTGTGGTGCAGAGCCTCCTCGTCGATCGTCTCCGGTTCTTCTGCTTCCGCGCCGCTCCGGCGTCGTCTGCCCTTGGTTGGGGCCTTCTGTGTGCTGAGTTTGGGTCTCGCCAATCTCAGCCCAacactctcttcttccttcaagacGGGGTGCGCAAAGTCTCTCCCTTTCGTTCCGCTCCTCCGGTACCTTCTTTCTTTGCTATCAAGCACCTTACTCCTCTCCTTGCCTTCACTCCACCTTTGAATGATCATTGTTATTTGATTTTTCTACTCTATTTCTCTGTGATATgtcgatgaagaagaaaattttgctTGAATTAGAATGATTTGAACCCAGACTTAACCCTACCCCCTGAATTGTTCAACCAGAAACTGGTTTTTTGAGACATCAACTGTAGTATGAATCTTGGTTGTGATTTAATTTGATTGATGCAATTCGAAATGGCGTCTTCAATCTGCTGTTGTCTCGAAATGGATACTGTTCTAATGTAAATTATGATTACTCAGATCAAGGTTTGGTAGCCAATCGTCAGCCAGAGCTCTTCACTCAACTGGAATGGAAGGCAGTTCTAGCACTGTACCAAGTATCGTGGTTTATGTTACTGTCCCAAATAAAGAAGCAGGTCTGCtgcatctatttttttttattttgttccttCAATGTAACTGTAGGTTCATTTAATTAATTGGTTTCAATGTTATCGTTTTAACGTTGTGTCCTCACCATCATGGGTGAATATTAAGCAATTAGTATCTGTTAATTAGTTTAGGGTCTAATTTTTCCCAGTTTTTGTGCTACCTGATTAAAATGttcatgtctttcctcacaatACATGGTGtgccaatgttttttttttttgggtcgaaAGCAAATTTATTGAAGAGAACGGGAGGACTCCTGGTGTCTGAGACAGTAACCCTCAGCTAACCAGGGATCGGAAATGGGCCAAACCATCCTTCCCGAAACAGATAGGGCCCTCCTGGCAAGGGAATTTGCAATAGAGTTAGCAGCCCTGGAAATAAAGACAAAACTACAAACATCCAAATAAGACATGATGTGCCTAATATCTTCCAGGATCGGTGCCACCTTCAAATCAGCCGGCTTCAACGGGTCCTGGAGATAAGAAATGACCTCGCAAACTATCACTCTCTACCATGACCAGAGAGTACCCCGTAAATCGCCTCCAACGGACCCTCTCGAATAGCCAAGGCCTCTCCAATCACAACATCATCAAAGGAGAGAGGGTTGGAGCGCAAACGGCATTTTCCTTCATGATCACGAATTAAGAAACCCACACCACTCCGCTTCAAGACCGGGTCGAAGGAAGCATCACAATTGATCTTAAAAACACCGATCGGGGGGGACCAAGCCATGAGAGAAGAAACATTACCAAGCACGAAACAGTCCGAGAAGAGGCTTGGTTGTTGCAAGCATCCAAGAACTCACCACAAGCTTTTGGGCTGTTTTTACAACTTCCTCCCCGTCCAAGATCTCGCTTCCAAAGACCATGTCATTCCTAGATATCCACAGGTACCACAAACAAAGCAAACAAAGCGCTATAATTTCCTTGAAGCTAATTTTGCCGCGAGATAACGAGGACCCCACCCATTTATAAATTGATGGAGTTCAAGGCTGTCTGTCACCGATATTAAAGAGCTTAAATTGCAACCAACCCAAATGGAACGGGCGAAAGTGCGGTGGAGCGGGATGTGATCAATTGACTCATCGGGTTCACCACACCTACGACAATGAGTATCAATAGGTATATGACGTTGGTGGAGCGTAGGCAAGAGGCCAAACCACCGCCACGTCGCTAGATAAAGGTTCTAATCTTGGGCATGGTGTGGCTGGACCAAATTCTCTTCCAAACAATAGATGGCATAGCCTCCCAAGAATGCGACTTCCCGGAAGAGGGAGCTGCTGCCTCACGAGCCTCTCTTTGATTCGATAGTAGGTGATAAGCACTCTTCACCAAATAAACACCCTTCTTGTCAGACCACAACAAGGTATCATCTCTGCTGGCGGATTTTCATTATCGCCACGATGGGTGGAAAATTTATCAAGGATCTCTACCTTCCAACATCTTGGGCTCATCGATCAACTCCGCTACCATTTGAGGGGTTTGGTTCAGCAGTGGGTGT
The sequence above is a segment of the Telopea speciosissima isolate NSW1024214 ecotype Mountain lineage chromosome 7, Tspe_v1, whole genome shotgun sequence genome. Coding sequences within it:
- the LOC122667966 gene encoding protein CutA, chloroplastic isoform X1 is translated as MASTLWCRASSSIVSGSSASAPLRRRLPLVGAFCVLSLGLANLSPTLSSSFKTGCAKSLPFVPLLRSRFGSQSSARALHSTGMEGSSSTVPSIVVYVTVPNKEAGKKLAESLVKEKLAACVNIVPGIESVYQWKGEIQTDSEELLIIKTRESLLEALTEHVKGNHEYDVPEVIALPIKGGSLQYLEWIKTSTRE
- the LOC122667966 gene encoding protein CutA 1, chloroplastic isoform X2 — encoded protein: MASTLWCRASSSIVSGSSASAPLRRRLPLVGAFCVLSLGLANLSPTLSSSFKTGSRFGSQSSARALHSTGMEGSSSTVPSIVVYVTVPNKEAGKKLAESLVKEKLAACVNIVPGIESVYQWKGEIQTDSEELLIIKTRESLLEALTEHVKGNHEYDVPEVIALPIKGGSLQYLEWIKTSTRE